Within the Candidatus Hydrogenedentota bacterium genome, the region TTCGAGTCGTTTTTCAAAATCTTCGGTGTAGGAATCCATGTCGTGTTTTTGTTCCTGTGTCAACGCCACTGGATAAGCGCTTCGTTAAAAACTTCTTCCACACGGCGCCGCGGCTTGTAGAAATAGGACATGCCATGTCCGGAAAGCAATATATCGTGATCAATTTTAGCGAAACGGCGCAGGGAATCGATGTACAGTTTCTTGTCGAAATCGATGGAGCCGTCCCAGCCGAAATATCCAACATTTAAGGTGCCGATAACGTCGCCTGCAACAATAATCTTTTTGTTTTCCCACTCAAAAGCGTAGGCAGTACAGCCGAGGGTATGACCGGGAAAATGATGTACCTTGATGGACAGTCCCAGCAGTGAAAGGGTCTCACCGTCGTTGACCTCACGATCCACTTCACAAGGCATAAAGGTTTTATGATAGAGATAGCCGCAACAGCGTTCATCGCCCGAAGCCACCGCCGCTGCCGTATAAGGATGGGCAATCAATTCAACATTGGAGCGTTTCA harbors:
- a CDS encoding MBL fold metallo-hydrolase, with product MQLLKGLYQVGGDLNGITWAGVDAGFDDANSYALDTGEGIILFDCGCGDTLSQIMRNMQYWGLNPEDVRHCFLTHPHLDHAGGAYFLKRSNVELIAHPYTAAAVASGDERCCGYLYHKTFMPCEVDREVNDGETLSLLGLSIKVHHFPGHTLGCTAYAFEWENKKIIVAGDVIGTLNVGYFGWDGSIDFDKKLYIDSLRRFAKIDHDILLSGHGMSYFYKPRRRVEEVFNEALIQWR